In one window of Fictibacillus phosphorivorans DNA:
- the hpt gene encoding hypoxanthine phosphoribosyltransferase, with product MHDEILETLISEEAIQNKIKELGKELSVEYKERFPLVVGVLKGALPFMADLIKRMDIHLEIDLMAVSSYGASTVSSGQVKIVKDLDTSLEGRDVIIVEDIIDSGLTLSYLVQLFKARKAKSVKIVTLLDKPTGRKVDIAPDLAGFIVPDAFVVGYGLDYIERYRNLPYIGVLKPEIYEKKE from the coding sequence ATGCATGATGAAATTTTAGAAACACTTATTTCCGAAGAAGCTATTCAAAACAAGATTAAAGAACTTGGAAAAGAGCTTTCTGTGGAATATAAGGAACGCTTTCCATTGGTGGTCGGGGTTTTAAAAGGTGCTCTACCTTTTATGGCAGACTTGATCAAACGTATGGATATCCATCTTGAGATCGATTTAATGGCAGTGTCCAGCTATGGTGCATCTACCGTTTCTTCTGGTCAAGTTAAAATTGTTAAAGATTTAGATACTTCCTTAGAAGGTCGAGACGTTATCATTGTAGAAGATATTATTGACAGTGGTTTAACGCTCAGCTATCTCGTTCAACTGTTTAAGGCACGTAAAGCAAAATCGGTTAAGATCGTCACTTTGCTGGATAAGCCTACAGGACGTAAGGTTGATATCGCTCCAGATCTTGCCGGCTTCATCGTTCCAGATGCTTTTGTTGTTGGTTATGGATTGGACTACATCGAGAGATACCGTAACTTGCCTTACATTGGCGTTTTAAAGCCAGAGATCTACGAAAAGAAAGAATAA